TGACTTACAAAATCAGTTTTGAAAAAAAGTAATACGCTTCTGAGATAATCATTGACTTTATTAATAGAAAAATAGATTTTCACTTCTCAAAAATCTAATTTATATGAAAAACTCAATCTTAAATTTTGGTAAAGTACTAAACAAGGAAACACAACAACAAATTAATGGTGGTTTCTCTTCAAAACGATGTAAAATTGAAATAGACTGTCCTGGTGGTTTTTACTTTGACAATTACCTGTGTAGTTGTAAGGAAATTATATTTTAAAAATAAAGGCTGTGTAAATTACACAGCCTTTTTAAGTTATTTAGTTTTTTATCATATGAATATGAGGAATTCCATCTTCAATGTAACCATCACCAACTTGTTGAAAACCGTGAGATTCGTAAAACTTCTGTAAATAGGTTTGTGCACCTATTTTAATAGTATTTGTAGAAAACTTGTTAATAACAGTATCAATAGAGAATTTCATTAAATCGTGACCGTAACCATATTTACGTTCCGATTGTTTTACAATAACTCTACCTATACTAGCTTCTTCAAAATAATCAGATGGTTTAAATAAACGCGTATACGCTATAATTTCATTATTCTTAACACCTAAAACATGTAAAGCTTTTTCATCTTTACCATCGATATCTTGATACACACAATCTTGTTCAACAACAAATACTTCTGAACGTAATTGTAATAAGCTATAAAGCTCCATTAAAGAGAGCTCATTAAAAGATTTTACTAAAAATTCCATTGGTTAACTAATTATGAACTACAAGCGATTTTAGCTACTCTATTTTGGTGACGACCACCTTCGAATTCTGTAGCTAAGAAAATTTTTACAAAGCCTAATGCTTGTTGTAATGAAACAAAACGAGCCGGAATTGTTAATATGTTCGCATTATTATGTTGTCTTGACAGAGCAACCAATTCGTTGTTCCAACATAATGCAGCTCTAATTCCTTGATGTTTATTTGCAGTCATTTGTGCTCCGTTACCACTTCCGCATAAAATAATACCTAAATCGACTTCATTATTTTCAACTGCATTAGCTGTTGGATGAATTGTGTCTGGATAATCCATACTACCATTATCATCTGTTCCAAAATTAACTACAGTATGACCTAATTCTTCTAATAATTTG
This genomic stretch from Tenacibaculum jejuense harbors:
- a CDS encoding GNAT family N-acetyltransferase, which produces MEFLVKSFNELSLMELYSLLQLRSEVFVVEQDCVYQDIDGKDEKALHVLGVKNNEIIAYTRLFKPSDYFEEASIGRVIVKQSERKYGYGHDLMKFSIDTVINKFSTNTIKIGAQTYLQKFYESHGFQQVGDGYIEDGIPHIHMIKN
- the rpiB gene encoding ribose 5-phosphate isomerase B; its protein translation is MTIAIGNDHAGTEYKFEIIKLLEELGHTVVNFGTDDNGSMDYPDTIHPTANAVENNEVDLGIILCGSGNGAQMTANKHQGIRAALCWNNELVALSRQHNNANILTIPARFVSLQQALGFVKIFLATEFEGGRHQNRVAKIACSS